The proteins below are encoded in one region of Micromonospora yangpuensis:
- a CDS encoding transporter substrate-binding domain-containing protein, protein MRSPLKLTLSRSRLRSVATTVAVALTLALAAAAGCDNQQEPKLPSVRDKIRESHIYGQPKLRIGVSATSPLMSQRNADGTFSGFDIEIARYIATSLGYEGDQRIDFVTLTTEQRVEALQAGTVDLVVTSFSMTEEREKLVSFAGPYLVTTPEVLVPVALKDKIRTLEDLADPAYKVCASGGSTTETELRQHDVPVRVVQEVEDCVKGMLEGRYDAAASDETMLAGFRYLYPDDFEIVNMPFGTSELIGVGVPIGDPALRDLVAFFLQKSYRQGRETGNSPWQSAYNRTLGGWLGVPRTQPQPLDVPELVDFDDRAPQR, encoded by the coding sequence GTGAGGTCGCCGTTGAAACTGACCCTCTCCCGGTCCCGGCTGCGCTCCGTCGCCACCACCGTCGCGGTGGCCCTGACCCTCGCGCTCGCCGCTGCCGCCGGCTGTGACAACCAGCAGGAGCCGAAGCTGCCCTCGGTCCGGGACAAGATCCGCGAGTCCCACATCTACGGCCAGCCGAAGCTGCGGATCGGCGTCTCCGCGACCTCCCCGCTGATGAGCCAACGCAACGCCGACGGCACCTTCTCCGGGTTCGACATCGAGATCGCCCGGTACATCGCGACCTCACTCGGCTACGAGGGGGACCAGCGGATCGACTTCGTGACGCTGACCACCGAGCAGCGGGTCGAGGCACTGCAGGCCGGCACGGTCGATCTCGTGGTCACCAGTTTCTCGATGACCGAGGAACGCGAGAAACTGGTCAGCTTCGCCGGGCCGTACCTGGTCACCACCCCGGAGGTGCTGGTGCCGGTCGCGCTCAAGGACAAGATCCGTACGTTGGAGGACCTCGCCGATCCGGCGTACAAGGTCTGCGCCAGCGGCGGGTCCACCACGGAGACCGAGCTGCGTCAGCACGACGTGCCGGTCAGGGTGGTCCAGGAGGTCGAGGACTGCGTCAAGGGCATGCTGGAGGGCAGGTACGACGCCGCCGCCTCCGACGAGACCATGCTGGCCGGATTCCGTTACCTCTACCCGGACGACTTCGAGATCGTCAACATGCCCTTCGGGACCAGCGAGCTGATCGGGGTCGGCGTGCCGATCGGCGACCCGGCGCTGCGTGACCTGGTCGCCTTCTTCCTGCAGAAGAGCTACCGACAGGGGCGCGAGACGGGCAACAGCCCGTGGCAGAGCGCGTACAACCGCACCCTGGGTGGCTGGCTGGGGGTGCCACGGACCCAGCCGCAGCCGCTCGACGTACCCGAGCTGGTGGACTTCGACGACCGGGCCCCCCAGCGGTGA
- a CDS encoding serine/threonine-protein kinase has product MTETPPGARPAPIVPGLTDLEMFARGGYATIYRAVQISVGREVAVKIENRTLDSERDQARFLREARAAGRMSSHPHVVDLFDVGVTVDQHPYLIMELCDGSYAERMRNSPLGPAEACDLGIKIADAIVHSHAAGVLHRDVKPANILHSQFNSAVLADFGLAVVAEMRDASVALEVLTPAYAPPEMFNHSPPSPAVDVYALCATLYAVMYGRPPRWRSERNPSLVTVLEMFHQPIPDLPGVPAEFLDVLRAGMDNDPGARPSAVELRGLLMGLPLAPGTSGGLPGGGLSYGPYSGGAAAHAQWPGPRDGSGPSGGAGSGQRAETRPAPRPAAEQDPHPTVPASVRRRRRWFLGGAGMLALAGSATAGAWVAGGAPVGSPTTTATSRAVLPAGRWGALPGCLPGTGGTQALPAGARCAPELECFGPLRVRDSRVEAVRVTCDGRHTWESYAEGELPGDLVGAGYEAVRADATVREVCHPQTFRLTSGLSDPSGWNLEVLPPGDPDGDQTYRCLAGRGVDALATPTLTGR; this is encoded by the coding sequence GTGACCGAGACTCCGCCCGGTGCCCGTCCGGCACCCATCGTGCCCGGTCTGACCGATCTGGAGATGTTTGCCCGAGGTGGGTACGCGACCATCTACCGGGCCGTCCAGATCTCGGTGGGACGCGAGGTGGCGGTCAAGATAGAGAACCGCACCCTGGACAGCGAACGCGACCAGGCCCGCTTCCTGCGCGAGGCGCGGGCGGCCGGCCGGATGTCCTCCCACCCGCACGTGGTCGACCTCTTCGACGTCGGCGTCACGGTCGACCAGCACCCGTACCTGATCATGGAACTCTGCGACGGGTCGTACGCCGAGCGGATGCGCAACTCGCCGCTCGGGCCGGCCGAGGCGTGCGACCTCGGCATCAAGATCGCCGACGCGATCGTGCACTCGCACGCGGCCGGCGTGCTGCACCGCGACGTCAAGCCGGCCAACATCCTCCACTCGCAGTTCAACTCGGCGGTGCTTGCCGACTTCGGGCTGGCCGTGGTGGCCGAGATGCGGGACGCCTCGGTCGCCCTGGAGGTGCTCACCCCGGCGTACGCGCCACCGGAGATGTTCAACCACAGCCCGCCGTCGCCCGCCGTCGACGTCTACGCGCTCTGCGCGACCCTCTACGCGGTGATGTACGGCCGCCCGCCCCGCTGGCGCAGCGAGCGCAACCCGAGCCTGGTCACCGTGCTGGAGATGTTCCACCAGCCGATCCCCGACCTGCCCGGGGTGCCGGCCGAGTTCCTCGACGTGCTGCGCGCCGGGATGGACAACGACCCCGGTGCCCGGCCCTCCGCGGTCGAGCTGCGGGGACTGCTGATGGGGCTGCCGCTGGCCCCCGGCACCTCCGGTGGCCTGCCCGGGGGCGGCCTGTCGTACGGCCCGTACTCCGGCGGCGCGGCGGCCCACGCCCAGTGGCCGGGCCCCCGCGACGGCTCCGGCCCGTCCGGCGGTGCCGGGTCCGGTCAACGCGCCGAGACCCGCCCCGCGCCGCGTCCGGCCGCCGAGCAGGACCCGCACCCCACCGTGCCGGCGTCGGTCCGGCGACGCCGACGCTGGTTCCTCGGCGGTGCCGGGATGCTCGCGCTCGCCGGGTCGGCCACCGCCGGTGCCTGGGTCGCCGGGGGCGCCCCGGTCGGGTCGCCGACGACCACGGCGACCAGTCGGGCGGTGTTACCGGCGGGCCGCTGGGGGGCCCTGCCGGGCTGCCTGCCCGGCACCGGCGGCACCCAGGCGCTGCCCGCCGGGGCCCGCTGCGCGCCGGAGCTGGAGTGCTTCGGGCCGCTGCGGGTACGCGACAGCCGGGTGGAGGCGGTCCGGGTCACCTGCGACGGGCGGCACACCTGGGAGAGCTACGCCGAGGGCGAGCTCCCCGGCGACCTGGTCGGCGCGGGATACGAGGCGGTCCGGGCCGACGCGACCGTGCGGGAGGTCTGCCACCCGCAGACGTTCCGGCTGACCAGCGGGCTCAGCGACCCCAGCGGGTGGAACCTGGAGGTACTGCCACCCGGCGACCCGGACGGCGACCAGACCTACCGCTGCCTGGCCGGGCGGGGCGTGGACGCGCTCGCCACCCCGACGCTCACCGGTCGCTGA